One window of the Amycolatopsis mediterranei genome contains the following:
- a CDS encoding SDR family NAD(P)-dependent oxidoreductase has translation MSVERISIVGIGLRYPDASSPEELWENVLAGRRAFRRLPDERMNRADYYSPDPKAPDRFYAQKAAVLRDYEFDRVAHKVAGSTFRATDTTHWLALEVAAQALADAGFPAADGAPKANTGVVIGNSLTGEFSRANIMRLRWPYVRRTVAAALTARGWADDETADFLRALEIQYKEPFPEINEDTLAGGLANTIAGRVCNYFDFAGGGYTVDGACSSSLLSVVTAANALVQGDLDLAIAGGVDLSIDPFEVIGFAKTGALAKREMKVYDADSNGFWPGEGSGMLVLMRESDALEQGRRIYASIGGWGVSSDGKGGITRPEAAGHRLALKRAYARAGYGVETVSYFEGHGTGTALGDATEIEALSTARRDADPLAKQAALSTIKGNIGHTKAAAGVAGLIKATLAVYHQVIPPATGHYEPHESLTGTSARMFVPSDALLWPEDQPVRAGVSAMGFGGINSHVTVTEAPTAPRRRELDERARTLVAGRQDAELLLFEADDVATLRGDIAAALEVVPKLSFAELTDFAGELAKKLSGKPVRAAVVAANPEHAERKLTKLLEKLESGDSVFDAGDGIFASSRGTAPKIGYLFPGQGSGRGGDSALRRRFTLAEEIFQAAALPVAGDQVATEVAQPRIVTGSLAALRVLRSFGIEASTATGHSLGELTALHWGGALDERGLLELAKVRGKVMATTTGDGTGAMAGIAASPGRVEELGLGTDVVIAGYNAPEQTVISGPAEAIDRIVARAKAQGVGATRIKVSHAFHSPAVEPAANAMTERLGEFRFARLERPVVSTVSGDVLHAAENLPELLRDQIVLPVRFREAAAKVAERSDLVVEVGPGRVLTGLFEEIAPETPVLAIDTDNASLQALLRVVGAAFALGAQITVDALFEGRVVRALPADGVYNFLSSPCEAAPSIDSELAAELAAEQAQAAETDAATGDGGTGSTLDLLRKLAAERVELPLESVTADTHPLDDLHLSSITVGQLVNDVTRALGRPALEGMPNFATVCLGELAEMIDELAQTAKPSDSGAGEAPGVGPWVRPFAVEYVPAPRPPADIPPGTGQADWRVFATARHPLAEPLRAALAASGVGDGVLLCLPADCDSSHVGLFLDAGRAVMAAPNGTRFVVVHHGYGAAGLARTLRLEDPSAKTTIIDLADPTPAGADAITEAVHTVVAEVAGTTDFTEARYGADGGRTVPRLSALPAPKAGPIRESLDSSDVLLVTGGGKGITAESALALAKDSGAKLGLLGRSDPETDTELAENLDRMEAAGIRYRYERADVTSAPQIADAVARIQADLGPVTAVLHGAGRNEPAALFSLTEDSFRKTLAPKIGGLNAVLAAVDQDKIKLLVTFGSIIGRAGLRGEAHYATANDWMTELTLRFGQEHPKARAIALEWSVWSGTGMGEKLGVVSALMRDGITPIPTEEGITILRQVLADPAAPPVLVVCGRTSGLATLPIQKRELPLTRFVDRAIVHYPGVELITEADLSDGADPYLTDHLLDGQLLFPAVIGMEAMTQAAAATLDRTGTPVLSDVEFLRPIIVSPGGSTTVRLATLARDADTVDVVIRSEETGFSADHFKARLSFARPAEIGEQVTRDVALPPVPVEPISELYGSVLFQGKRFQRVLGYRRASARHAVAEIATSADHSWFAPFLPQERLLADPGTRDAMMHAIQCCVPDATLLPQGIEKLYLAEPGRQHDEYVLLDAKERSQDGDSYVYDLDVRNPDGTLVERWEGLKLRAVRKRDGAGPWVPSMLGSYVERACERLLGGTRAVVLEPDPAGHPAEGVAERRAQTALAAGRALDRPVEVRYRPDGKPECDGGVHVTASHTSELTLVAAGPDQVACDIETAIERTDEDWAGLLGEELLALGRLLAADTGEPISVANTRVWSALECVRKTGSMTQALTVRQVDADGWALLASGNARIATWSTTVNDRTDPIVFAVLHAEGN, from the coding sequence GTTCTCCCGGGCCAACATCATGCGGCTGCGCTGGCCGTACGTGCGCCGCACGGTCGCGGCGGCGCTGACCGCCCGCGGCTGGGCGGACGACGAGACCGCGGACTTCCTCCGCGCGCTCGAAATCCAGTACAAGGAGCCGTTCCCGGAGATCAACGAGGACACCCTCGCCGGTGGCCTGGCGAACACGATCGCCGGCCGGGTGTGCAACTACTTCGACTTCGCCGGCGGCGGCTACACCGTCGACGGTGCCTGCTCGTCCTCGCTGCTTTCGGTGGTGACCGCGGCCAACGCGCTCGTCCAGGGCGACCTCGACCTGGCCATCGCCGGCGGTGTCGACCTGTCGATCGACCCGTTCGAGGTCATCGGCTTCGCGAAGACCGGCGCGCTGGCCAAGCGCGAGATGAAGGTCTACGACGCCGACTCCAACGGCTTCTGGCCCGGTGAGGGCTCGGGCATGCTGGTCCTGATGCGCGAGAGCGACGCGCTGGAGCAGGGCCGGCGGATCTACGCGTCGATCGGCGGCTGGGGCGTTTCCTCCGACGGCAAGGGCGGCATCACCCGGCCCGAGGCGGCCGGGCACCGGCTGGCCCTCAAGCGCGCCTACGCCCGCGCCGGCTACGGCGTGGAGACCGTCTCCTACTTCGAGGGCCACGGCACCGGCACCGCGCTGGGCGACGCCACCGAGATCGAGGCGCTGTCCACCGCCCGCCGCGACGCCGACCCGCTGGCCAAGCAGGCCGCGCTGTCGACGATCAAGGGCAACATCGGGCACACCAAGGCCGCGGCCGGGGTGGCCGGCCTGATCAAGGCGACGCTGGCGGTCTACCACCAGGTCATCCCGCCGGCCACCGGCCACTACGAGCCGCACGAGTCGTTGACCGGCACCTCGGCACGCATGTTCGTCCCGAGCGACGCGCTGCTCTGGCCCGAGGACCAGCCGGTCCGCGCCGGGGTGTCCGCGATGGGCTTCGGCGGCATCAACTCCCACGTCACGGTGACCGAGGCGCCGACCGCGCCCCGCCGCCGCGAGCTCGACGAGCGGGCCCGCACGCTGGTCGCCGGCCGGCAGGACGCCGAGCTGCTGCTGTTCGAAGCCGACGACGTCGCCACCCTGCGCGGCGACATCGCCGCGGCGCTGGAGGTCGTGCCGAAGCTGTCGTTCGCCGAGCTGACCGACTTCGCCGGCGAGCTGGCGAAGAAGCTGTCGGGCAAGCCGGTGCGCGCCGCGGTCGTCGCGGCGAACCCGGAGCACGCCGAGCGGAAGCTGACGAAGCTGCTCGAAAAGCTCGAATCCGGCGACTCGGTCTTCGACGCCGGCGACGGCATCTTCGCGAGCAGCCGCGGCACCGCCCCGAAGATCGGCTACCTGTTCCCCGGCCAGGGATCCGGGCGCGGCGGCGACAGCGCGCTGCGCCGCCGGTTCACCCTCGCCGAGGAGATCTTCCAGGCCGCGGCGCTGCCGGTGGCCGGCGACCAGGTCGCCACCGAGGTGGCGCAGCCGCGGATCGTCACCGGTTCGCTGGCCGCGCTGCGGGTGCTGCGCTCGTTCGGCATCGAGGCCTCGACCGCCACCGGGCACAGCCTCGGCGAGCTGACCGCCCTGCACTGGGGCGGCGCGCTCGACGAGCGCGGGCTGCTCGAGCTGGCCAAGGTGCGCGGCAAGGTGATGGCCACGACGACCGGGGACGGTACCGGCGCGATGGCCGGGATCGCCGCGTCGCCGGGCCGCGTCGAGGAACTCGGCCTGGGCACCGACGTCGTCATCGCCGGCTACAACGCGCCGGAGCAGACGGTGATCTCCGGGCCGGCCGAGGCGATCGACCGCATCGTCGCCCGGGCCAAGGCCCAGGGGGTCGGCGCGACCCGCATCAAGGTCTCGCACGCCTTCCACTCGCCGGCCGTCGAGCCGGCCGCGAACGCCATGACCGAGCGGCTGGGCGAGTTCCGCTTCGCCCGGCTGGAGCGGCCGGTCGTCTCGACCGTCAGCGGTGACGTGCTGCACGCCGCGGAGAACCTGCCCGAGCTGCTGCGCGACCAGATCGTGCTGCCCGTCCGCTTCCGCGAGGCCGCCGCCAAGGTGGCCGAGCGCAGCGACCTGGTGGTCGAGGTCGGCCCCGGCCGGGTGCTGACCGGGCTGTTCGAGGAGATCGCGCCGGAGACCCCGGTGCTGGCGATCGACACCGACAACGCGTCGCTGCAGGCCCTGCTGCGGGTCGTCGGCGCGGCGTTCGCGCTCGGCGCGCAGATCACGGTGGACGCGCTGTTCGAGGGCCGCGTCGTGCGCGCCCTGCCCGCCGACGGTGTGTACAACTTCCTGTCCAGCCCGTGCGAAGCGGCGCCGTCGATCGACAGCGAGCTGGCCGCCGAGCTGGCCGCGGAGCAGGCACAGGCCGCCGAGACCGACGCCGCCACCGGCGACGGTGGCACCGGTTCGACGCTGGACCTGCTGCGCAAGCTCGCCGCCGAGCGCGTCGAGCTGCCGCTGGAATCCGTCACCGCCGACACCCACCCGCTCGACGACCTGCACCTGTCGTCGATCACCGTCGGCCAGCTGGTCAACGACGTCACCCGGGCGCTCGGCCGGCCGGCGCTGGAGGGCATGCCGAACTTCGCGACGGTGTGCCTCGGTGAGCTCGCCGAGATGATCGACGAGCTGGCGCAGACGGCGAAGCCGTCCGACTCGGGGGCCGGCGAAGCCCCGGGTGTCGGCCCGTGGGTCCGGCCGTTCGCGGTCGAGTACGTGCCGGCCCCGCGGCCGCCCGCGGACATCCCGCCGGGCACCGGGCAGGCCGACTGGCGGGTCTTCGCGACCGCGAGGCACCCGCTGGCCGAACCGCTGCGGGCCGCGCTCGCCGCGTCCGGGGTGGGTGACGGCGTGCTGCTCTGCCTGCCGGCGGACTGCGACTCCAGCCACGTCGGGCTGTTCCTCGACGCCGGCCGCGCGGTCATGGCCGCCCCGAACGGCACGCGCTTCGTGGTGGTGCACCACGGCTACGGCGCCGCCGGCCTGGCCAGGACCCTGCGCCTGGAGGACCCCTCGGCGAAGACGACGATCATCGACCTCGCCGACCCCACCCCCGCGGGTGCGGACGCCATCACCGAAGCCGTGCACACCGTGGTGGCCGAGGTCGCCGGGACCACGGACTTCACCGAAGCCCGCTACGGCGCCGACGGCGGGCGCACGGTGCCGCGGCTGTCCGCGCTGCCGGCCCCCAAGGCCGGCCCGATCCGCGAGTCGCTGGACTCCTCCGACGTCCTGCTGGTCACCGGCGGCGGCAAGGGCATCACGGCGGAAAGCGCGCTGGCGCTGGCCAAGGACTCCGGTGCGAAGCTGGGCCTGCTGGGCCGCAGCGACCCGGAGACCGACACCGAGCTGGCGGAGAACCTCGACCGCATGGAGGCCGCGGGCATCCGCTACCGCTACGAGCGCGCCGACGTCACCAGCGCGCCGCAGATCGCGGACGCGGTCGCCCGGATCCAGGCCGACCTCGGCCCGGTTACCGCGGTGCTGCACGGTGCCGGCCGCAACGAGCCTGCCGCTCTGTTCAGCCTGACCGAGGACAGCTTCCGCAAGACCCTCGCGCCGAAGATCGGCGGTCTCAACGCGGTGCTCGCCGCGGTGGACCAGGACAAGATCAAGCTCCTGGTCACCTTCGGCAGCATCATCGGCCGGGCGGGCCTGCGCGGGGAAGCGCACTACGCCACGGCCAACGACTGGATGACCGAGCTGACCCTGCGCTTCGGCCAGGAGCACCCGAAGGCGCGGGCGATCGCGCTGGAGTGGTCGGTCTGGTCCGGTACCGGCATGGGCGAGAAACTCGGCGTGGTCAGCGCCCTGATGCGCGACGGCATCACGCCGATCCCCACCGAGGAGGGCATCACCATCCTCCGCCAGGTGCTGGCCGACCCGGCCGCGCCGCCGGTGCTGGTGGTCTGCGGCCGCACGTCGGGACTGGCCACGCTGCCGATCCAGAAGCGGGAGCTGCCGCTGACCCGGTTCGTCGACCGTGCCATCGTGCACTACCCGGGGGTCGAGCTGATCACCGAGGCCGACCTGTCCGACGGGGCGGACCCGTACCTGACCGACCACCTGCTGGACGGGCAGCTGCTGTTCCCCGCGGTCATCGGCATGGAGGCCATGACCCAAGCCGCGGCCGCGACGCTGGACCGCACCGGCACCCCGGTGCTGTCGGACGTCGAGTTCCTCCGGCCGATCATCGTCTCGCCGGGCGGCTCGACCACGGTCCGGCTGGCCACGCTGGCCCGCGACGCCGACACCGTCGACGTCGTGATCCGCAGCGAGGAGACCGGCTTCAGCGCCGACCACTTCAAGGCGCGGCTGAGCTTCGCCCGGCCGGCGGAGATCGGCGAGCAGGTGACGCGCGACGTCGCGCTGCCGCCGGTCCCGGTGGAGCCGATCAGCGAGCTGTACGGCTCGGTCCTGTTCCAGGGCAAGCGGTTCCAGCGGGTCCTCGGTTACCGGCGGGCGAGCGCCCGGCACGCGGTCGCCGAGATCGCGACGAGCGCGGACCACTCCTGGTTCGCCCCGTTCCTCCCGCAGGAGCGGCTGCTGGCCGACCCGGGCACCCGCGACGCGATGATGCACGCGATCCAGTGCTGCGTCCCCGACGCGACGCTGCTGCCCCAGGGCATCGAGAAGCTGTACCTGGCCGAGCCGGGCCGCCAGCACGACGAGTACGTCCTGCTGGACGCGAAGGAACGGTCACAGGACGGCGACAGCTACGTCTACGACCTCGACGTGCGCAACCCGGACGGGACGCTGGTCGAGCGCTGGGAAGGCCTGAAGCTGCGCGCGGTCCGCAAGCGCGACGGCGCCGGGCCGTGGGTCCCGTCGATGCTCGGGTCCTATGTGGAGCGTGCGTGCGAGCGGCTGCTCGGCGGGACGCGGGCGGTCGTGCTGGAGCCGGACCCGGCCGGGCACCCGGCCGAGGGCGTCGCCGAGCGGCGGGCGCAGACCGCGCTGGCCGCGGGCCGGGCGCTCGACCGGCCGGTCGAGGTCCGGTACCGCCCGGACGGCAAGCCGGAGTGCGACGGCGGTGTGCACGTCACCGCGTCGCACACCTCGGAGCTGACCCTCGTGGCCGCCGGCCCCGACCAGGTCGCCTGCGACATCGAGACGGCGATCGAACGCACCGACGAGGACTGGGCCGGGCTGCTGGGCGAGGAACTGCTCGCCCTCGGCCGCCTGCTGGCCGCGGACACCGGGGAACCGATCAGCGTGGCCAACACGCGGGTCTGGAGCGCTCTGGAGTGCGTCCGCAAGACCGGCTCGATGACCCAGGCGCTGACCGTGCGCCAGGTCGACGCCGACGGGTGGGCGCTGCTCGCCTCCGGCAACGCCCGGATCGCCACGTGGTCGACGACGGTCAACGACCGGACCGACCCGATCGTCTTCGCCGTGCTGCACGCAGAGGGGAACTGA